Proteins from one Deinococcus actinosclerus genomic window:
- a CDS encoding chloride channel protein: MRSPLPRAVLHRLETGRLVVLSVLLGALVGGLCIVLRLALDVLIGLAVRLTDYAPPGTSGEGGLMMAFGSFAHWGLLALPVAAAAYAALIPAGAGDPLTQLVRGYHQRGQWPGLPAQLRTLAATLIGQASGLLVGRDAPFTMTGMLGARLMQRVTRLDAVEVRTLTLAGAAAGLGTVLHAPLAAAVLIAEVLYRRFEFEFEVVMPCLLAAVAGTAVYGLAFGFTPLLTFPDVQVPAAGQLPAFLLVALGATLLGWLALLSCAALPSGTLRGWRRPAFAAAVGLLTAVAALNLSPAVLGDGLGWLQLGAGGFVGAEGAGQAAWRWVLLALGLHVALGGGVLPSVGVGGLLGVGLANLLGVDPAVAAMVGAAAFLTVTLNVPLAATLLTVTWGGEALMPVTLAASGLAHLLSGARGLIDSQVHARRESGVHAGTPAWLPDTVRYIPRRQPELPAVPYDLDVPAVPQGADQLPPPSSDRELYRRVVPASWRGARLGVVTLPPGVEVVGVVRDGSVRLPRPELRLTETDELVFLARPDAYTALEGVLRLPGA, translated from the coding sequence ATGCGTTCCCCGTTGCCCCGCGCCGTACTGCACCGACTGGAAACCGGACGACTGGTGGTGCTCAGCGTGCTGCTCGGCGCGCTGGTGGGTGGCCTGTGCATCGTGCTGCGTCTCGCCCTCGACGTGCTGATCGGGCTGGCCGTGCGGCTGACCGATTACGCCCCGCCCGGCACCTCCGGGGAAGGCGGCCTGATGATGGCCTTCGGCAGCTTCGCGCACTGGGGCCTGCTGGCGCTGCCGGTCGCGGCGGCCGCCTACGCCGCGCTGATTCCGGCCGGCGCCGGCGATCCGCTCACGCAGCTTGTCCGGGGCTACCACCAGCGCGGCCAGTGGCCGGGGCTGCCCGCGCAGCTGCGGACGCTGGCCGCCACCCTGATCGGGCAGGCCTCGGGGCTGCTGGTCGGCCGGGACGCGCCGTTCACCATGACCGGCATGCTGGGCGCGCGCCTCATGCAGCGCGTGACCCGCCTGGACGCGGTGGAGGTGCGCACGCTGACGCTGGCGGGCGCCGCGGCGGGCCTGGGAACCGTGCTGCACGCGCCGCTCGCGGCGGCCGTGCTGATCGCCGAGGTGCTCTACCGCCGCTTCGAGTTCGAGTTCGAGGTCGTCATGCCCTGCCTGCTCGCGGCGGTCGCCGGGACCGCCGTGTACGGCCTGGCCTTCGGGTTCACGCCGCTGCTCACCTTTCCGGACGTGCAGGTCCCGGCGGCCGGTCAGCTCCCGGCCTTCCTGCTGGTGGCCCTGGGGGCGACGCTGCTGGGCTGGCTGGCCCTCCTGAGCTGCGCGGCACTGCCTTCCGGCACCCTGCGCGGCTGGCGCCGCCCGGCGTTCGCGGCCGCAGTGGGCCTGCTGACCGCCGTGGCGGCCCTGAATCTCAGCCCGGCCGTACTGGGCGACGGGCTGGGCTGGCTGCAGCTGGGCGCCGGTGGATTCGTGGGCGCCGAGGGGGCCGGGCAGGCCGCGTGGCGCTGGGTGCTTCTCGCGCTGGGCCTGCACGTCGCGCTCGGCGGTGGGGTCCTGCCGTCCGTGGGGGTGGGTGGTCTGCTGGGCGTCGGGCTGGCCAACCTGCTGGGCGTCGATCCGGCCGTGGCGGCCATGGTGGGCGCCGCCGCGTTCCTGACCGTCACCCTGAACGTGCCGCTCGCCGCGACCCTCCTGACGGTCACCTGGGGTGGCGAGGCCCTCATGCCGGTCACCCTGGCGGCCAGTGGGCTCGCGCATCTGCTGAGTGGCGCGCGGGGGCTGATCGACAGTCAGGTTCATGCCCGCCGGGAAAGTGGGGTGCATGCGGGGACGCCCGCCTGGCTGCCCGACACCGTGCGGTACATTCCGCGCCGCCAGCCCGAGCTGCCCGCCGTGCCCTACGATCTGGACGTCCCGGCCGTTCCGCAGGGCGCGGATCAGCTGCCGCCTCCTTCCAGTGACCGGGAACTGTACCGCCGCGTGGTCCCGGCCAGCTGGCGGGGCGCCCGGCTGGGCGTGGTGACGCTGCCGCCCGGT
- the asnS gene encoding asparagine--tRNA ligase, protein MSVHSSIHDLAQHVGQTVTVHAWLQDKSGKGKIQFLKLRDGSGFVQATVFKTDVPEEVFKQAKRLTQEQAVTVTGEVRADERAPGGVELSLRDLTVISENHGEYPITPKEHGIEFLMDHRHVWLRHRRPWAIMRVRDSVQRAVVDFFHGEGFIRFDAPFFTPNAAEGTTELFEIDLFGEDKAYLSQTGQLHAEAGAFAFGKVYTFGPTFRAEKSKTRRHLLEFWMIEPEVVPSNHTENMALQERFVSFLVRRVLDECQEELKILGRDQSKLAGAAEGNYPRVTYTAALDIIRQHIEDRDLPANVQEDVQPVEWGDDLGAPHETILGHHFDRPVIIERYPAAIKAFYMQPDPQDPRVALCDDMIAPEGYGEIIGGSERIHDYELLRSRIEHEGLPLEAFEWYLDLRKTGSMPHAGFGMGLERVIAWITGIDHIREAIPFPRMLTRMRP, encoded by the coding sequence ATGAGCGTTCATTCCAGTATCCACGACCTCGCGCAGCACGTGGGGCAGACCGTCACCGTTCACGCCTGGCTGCAGGACAAGAGCGGCAAGGGCAAGATCCAGTTCCTGAAACTCCGTGACGGCAGCGGCTTCGTGCAGGCCACCGTCTTCAAGACCGACGTGCCCGAGGAGGTGTTCAAGCAGGCCAAGCGCCTCACGCAGGAGCAGGCCGTCACCGTGACCGGTGAGGTCCGCGCCGACGAGCGCGCCCCGGGCGGCGTGGAACTCAGCCTGCGGGACCTGACCGTGATCAGCGAGAACCACGGCGAGTACCCCATCACGCCCAAGGAGCACGGCATCGAGTTCCTGATGGACCACCGCCACGTGTGGCTGCGCCACCGCCGCCCCTGGGCGATCATGCGCGTGCGCGACAGCGTGCAGCGCGCCGTGGTGGACTTCTTCCACGGCGAGGGATTCATCCGCTTCGACGCGCCGTTCTTCACTCCGAACGCCGCCGAGGGCACCACCGAACTGTTCGAGATCGACCTGTTCGGCGAGGACAAGGCGTACCTGTCCCAGACGGGGCAGCTGCACGCCGAGGCGGGCGCGTTCGCGTTCGGCAAGGTGTACACCTTCGGCCCGACCTTCCGCGCCGAGAAGAGCAAGACCCGCCGGCACCTGCTGGAATTCTGGATGATCGAACCCGAGGTCGTCCCCAGCAACCATACGGAGAACATGGCCCTGCAGGAGCGCTTCGTGAGCTTCCTGGTGCGCCGCGTGCTGGACGAATGCCAAGAGGAACTGAAGATCCTCGGGCGCGACCAGAGCAAACTGGCGGGCGCCGCGGAAGGGAACTACCCGCGCGTGACGTACACCGCCGCGCTGGACATCATCCGCCAGCACATCGAGGACCGCGACCTGCCCGCCAACGTGCAGGAGGACGTGCAGCCCGTCGAGTGGGGCGACGACCTGGGCGCACCGCACGAGACGATCCTGGGCCACCACTTCGACCGCCCCGTGATCATCGAGCGGTACCCGGCGGCCATCAAGGCGTTCTACATGCAGCCCGACCCGCAGGACCCCCGCGTGGCGCTGTGCGACGACATGATCGCGCCCGAGGGCTACGGCGAGATCATCGGCGGCAGCGAACGCATCCACGACTACGAGTTGCTCAGGTCCCGCATCGAGCATGAGGGCCTGCCGCTGGAGGCCTTCGAGTGGTACCTGGACCTGCGCAAGACGGGCAGCATGCCACACGCGGGCTTCGGGATGGGCCTGGAGCGCGTGATCGCCTGGATCACCGGGATCGACCACATCCGCGAGGCGATTCCCTTCCCGCGCATGCTGACACGCATGCGTCCCTGA
- the sodA gene encoding superoxide dismutase [Mn], giving the protein MAYELPTLPYAYDALEPHIDARTMEIHHTKHHQTYVDNANKALEGTEFAGMPVEDLIQKLDQVPADKKNALRNNAGGHANHSLFWQVMGPQGSGQPSGELADAISAAFGSFEAFKEKFEDAAKTRFGSGWAWLVVKDGQLAVVSTANQDNPLMGEGVAGVSGTPILGVDVWEHAYYLNYQNKRPDYLKAFWNVVNWDEVARRYAAAK; this is encoded by the coding sequence ATGGCCTACGAACTGCCCACGCTGCCCTACGCCTACGACGCCCTCGAACCCCACATCGACGCGCGCACCATGGAGATCCACCACACCAAGCACCACCAGACCTACGTGGACAACGCGAACAAGGCGCTCGAAGGCACCGAGTTTGCTGGCATGCCGGTCGAGGACCTGATCCAGAAACTCGATCAGGTGCCCGCCGACAAGAAGAACGCGCTGCGCAACAATGCCGGCGGCCACGCCAACCACAGCCTGTTCTGGCAGGTCATGGGGCCCCAGGGCAGCGGCCAGCCCAGCGGCGAACTGGCCGACGCGATCAGCGCGGCCTTCGGGTCCTTCGAGGCGTTCAAGGAGAAGTTCGAGGACGCCGCCAAGACCCGCTTCGGCAGCGGCTGGGCGTGGCTGGTCGTGAAGGACGGTCAGCTGGCCGTCGTGAGCACCGCCAACCAGGACAACCCCCTGATGGGCGAGGGCGTGGCCGGCGTCAGCGGTACCCCGATCCTGGGCGTGGACGTGTGGGAGCACGCCTACTACCTGAACTACCAGAACAAGCGCCCCGACTACCTCAAGGCGTTCTGGAACGTCGTGAACTGGGACGAGGTCGCGCGCCGCTACGCCGCCGCGAAGTAA